A window of Juglans regia cultivar Chandler chromosome 7, Walnut 2.0, whole genome shotgun sequence contains these coding sequences:
- the LOC108986609 gene encoding uncharacterized protein LOC108986609: MAVTLSLLRLPILPQKPLHSHSKLPIPSNPTKACISKDSACNPQPLFHALKSASLPLTALAIPFILDPKDALAVGGEFGILEGRSFALIHPIVMGSLFFYTLWAGYLGWQWRRVRTIQNEINELKKQVKPTPVTPEGTAVEAAPSPVDLKIQQLTEERKELLKGSFKDRHFNAGSILLGFGVFESIFGGVNTWLRTGKLFPGPHLFSGAAITVLWAAAAALVPAMQKGNETARNLHIAFNVLNVLLFVTQIPTGLDIVFKVFEFTTWP, encoded by the exons ATGGCAGTCACTCTCAGCCTTCTCAGGCTCCCTATTCTTCCCCAGAAGCCGCTGCACTCCCACTCAAAACTGCCAATTCCATCCAACCCAACAAAAGCGTGCATCTCCAAAGACTCGGCATGCAACCCACAGCCACTCTTCCATGCTCTTAAATCGGCTTCTCTTCCCCTTACAGCACTTGCAATACCATTCATTCTAGACCCAAAG GATGCACTTGCTGTTGGTGGGGAGTTCGGAATATTAGAGGGAAGGTCCTTTGCACTCATTCACCCCATTGTGATGGGTAGCTTGTTCTTCTATACTTTGTGGGCTGGGTATTTGGGTTGGCAATGGCGGCGAGTCCGGACGATACAAAATGAGATTAACGAGCTCAAGAAGCAGGTGAAGCCTACCCCGGTTACTCCAGAAGGGACAGCAGTGGAAGCGGCACCTTCTCCGGTTGACCTCAAAATTCAACAACTCACTGAG GAGAGGAAGGAGTTGCTGAAAGGGTCTTTCAAGGATAGGCACTTCAATGCAGGGTCGATATTGTTAGGATTTGGAGTGTTCGAGTCTATTTTTGGAGGAGTAAACACATGGTTGAGGACAGGAAAGCTATTTCCAGGGCCCCATCTGTTTTCTGGTGCAG CCATTACAGTGCTATGGGCAGCCGCTGCGGCTCTTGTACCTGCAATGCAGAAAGGGAATGAGACCGCTAGAAATCTTCATATTGCATTCAATGTGTTGAATGTTCTCCTCTTTGTGACCCAGATCCCCACTGGACTTGATATTGTCTTCAAAGTTTTTGAATTTACTACATGGCCCTGA